A single window of Rubripirellula lacrimiformis DNA harbors:
- a CDS encoding YqgE/AlgH family protein — MIESFSETPFIGTLLVASSLVDDPIYSQGVCLIVHQDAEQVIGVMLNRPLKPSPEALMAMLGKGGAPKSLPSTSRLPSAENESAGNESASHDSEDHAAVGQDAPSGATDDDAGARDGDPETGMIHPLSLKNLGKIHFGGPLSGPVVALHRDANFAESEPGTGIYLAAQKQHLENLLSQSSPDCRLIVGHLRWDVDQFAAEIEAGYWHLVPATAETVFASSDDMWRGVIRRGTAHSVAGWIGTADVIGAAELN; from the coding sequence ATGATCGAGTCATTTTCCGAAACGCCATTCATCGGAACGCTGTTGGTCGCATCTTCGTTGGTCGATGATCCGATCTATTCGCAAGGCGTCTGCCTGATCGTGCACCAGGATGCTGAACAGGTGATCGGTGTGATGCTGAACCGACCGCTGAAACCCAGCCCCGAAGCATTGATGGCAATGCTAGGAAAAGGCGGAGCGCCAAAGTCGTTGCCATCCACGTCCCGGCTGCCGTCGGCTGAAAATGAATCGGCGGGGAATGAATCGGCTAGTCACGATTCGGAAGACCATGCGGCTGTGGGCCAGGATGCACCAAGCGGAGCTACCGACGACGATGCGGGAGCCCGCGACGGAGATCCCGAAACCGGGATGATCCATCCGCTGTCACTGAAAAACCTCGGCAAAATCCACTTTGGTGGCCCCCTGTCGGGTCCGGTCGTTGCCCTGCACCGAGACGCGAATTTTGCGGAATCCGAACCTGGGACGGGCATCTATTTGGCCGCCCAGAAGCAGCACCTCGAAAATCTGCTCAGCCAATCGTCCCCGGATTGCCGGCTGATTGTTGGCCACCTGCGCTGGGACGTCGACCAATTTGCCGCTGAAATCGAAGCCGGGTATTGGCATTTGGTGCCCGCGACCGCAGAAACCGTATTTGCATCGTCCGACGACATGTGGCGGGGCGTCATCCGCCGCGGAACCGCGCATTCGGTGGCAGGTTGGATTGGGACCGCTGACGTAATTGGGGCAGCGGAGCTAAACTAG
- a CDS encoding MotA/TolQ/ExbB proton channel family protein encodes MLLAEFSLFELISNSTYFALAAAALWGLYCIVVVWTRVGQKRFKSEEEQDVFMDDIDQMLHSGDFEGVVEYCDGDTRAIPQIAEMACSHRELGYKKARQYVMDRFQRDVMSDLEYRLSWVSTMIKSAPMIGLFGTVFGMMGAFQTLATAESVEPSLLASDINIALRTTACGLAIAIPLMILVASVNIRIAKMEDLVGSGLAKFMQSFREGLGKAPAPTTARRAAADQTADPLVAQSPPQ; translated from the coding sequence ATGCTACTCGCCGAATTCTCTCTGTTCGAGCTTATCTCTAACTCGACCTACTTTGCGTTGGCCGCTGCCGCCCTGTGGGGTCTGTATTGCATCGTGGTGGTGTGGACCCGCGTGGGTCAGAAACGGTTCAAGTCCGAAGAAGAACAAGATGTCTTCATGGACGACATCGATCAAATGCTCCATTCCGGCGACTTCGAAGGCGTGGTCGAGTACTGCGACGGAGACACGCGTGCGATCCCGCAGATCGCTGAAATGGCCTGCAGCCACCGCGAACTGGGCTACAAAAAGGCTCGCCAATACGTCATGGACCGCTTCCAACGCGACGTGATGAGCGACCTGGAATACCGATTGTCATGGGTCAGCACGATGATCAAAAGTGCCCCGATGATCGGATTGTTCGGGACGGTGTTCGGGATGATGGGAGCCTTCCAGACTTTGGCGACCGCCGAATCGGTCGAACCATCGTTGCTGGCTAGCGACATCAATATCGCGCTGCGGACGACAGCCTGTGGTTTGGCGATTGCCATTCCGTTGATGATCTTGGTCGCCAGTGTCAACATTCGTATCGCCAAGATGGAAGACTTGGTCGGTTCCGGACTGGCCAAGTTCATGCAATCTTTCCGCGAAGGACTGGGGAAGGCACCTGCCCCAACGACGGCGCGTCGCGCAGCGGCGGACCAAACCGCGGATCCCCTCGTTGCCCAGTCGCCGCCACAGTAA
- a CDS encoding cold shock domain-containing protein codes for MPRHDDEDTPPAKKFRIQRRRLGKIIQMRPDGSFGFIEAEDYREDVFFHKDVWDGRVQRHGREVRLLPEEGMWVEFELDEVKFEVEKRLRALVVRPTNRPIGRKLSGRDATFKIIMHHPNAKRKRPTWRNKE; via the coding sequence GTGCCAAGACACGACGACGAAGATACCCCACCAGCCAAGAAATTTCGCATCCAGCGTCGCCGTCTGGGCAAGATCATCCAGATGCGACCTGATGGAAGTTTTGGCTTCATCGAAGCCGAAGACTACCGCGAAGATGTCTTCTTTCATAAAGACGTCTGGGACGGGCGAGTCCAGCGGCATGGTCGGGAAGTCCGCTTGCTGCCCGAAGAAGGCATGTGGGTGGAGTTCGAATTGGACGAAGTGAAATTTGAAGTCGAAAAGCGGCTTCGCGCACTGGTCGTCCGCCCCACCAATCGCCCGATCGGTCGCAAACTATCCGGACGTGATGCGACCTTCAAGATCATCATGCACCACCCCAACGCAAAACGAAAACGTCCCACCTGGCGCAACAAAGAGTAA
- a CDS encoding ABC transporter substrate-binding protein, which translates to MTNRKRCIRRTGCAALRRVGVCVSMMLCLVVTSQVTHAQRLDYAEQGTPPDPGLELLQEEPHDIIFFTEEAGGGWARTLPLDFPGRRPPSNPDGDLRFQVLGVEGKEMMAKWKAIAKIDLWEVKLEKEARERIAAGDFVGAYPFLSVLIRDFPNQKGLRELRSGFLWQDAISRAKRGEIAATLAMLEELRRYAPEYQPRSVVRALSGTADRLMQQLVDAGKLDLAQQMLARLEKEYQNDRLDAVTKWNKNFFDMASRKRDEAIAARDADDFRLARKLVREAIYLEPDLPGAKALMRQIHEIYPMVNVGVLQSATVLEPTRIDNWAARRAGRLMYRTLFEIQGAGPEGGEYDFIFGDTEMSPDRMHFDLLIEPEKVKPPLDKIRGFYLADVMAKRAIPGSPDYFAPWAAAVHSIELVGPSQVGFNLRRPHVLPISLLQISVDGSWFGGQPGSPTGDYRPDKPTDPDGKAGDSEVVRYVLRSEPKTPTQPREIVETRLLSGSEGVGRLLQGEVDVLDQLFPADAIRLSKSKSVKVVKYPLPTVHMLVPCSDHPYLAERTFRRALLYGINRQDILSGELLEGLQSEGCRVLSGPFPAGIELNDPLGYAYDQNIDPRPYEPPLAKLLLAMNFNQMKSFAARSKKEVAEMTPIRLAFPADNLSRVACEAIRSQWELLDLEVELVELPIGRTFPDREENIADIVYVSAAVWEPVIDARRVLGPEGMAQSSDQLVGLGLRRLEEAKNWREVRDRLLDLHAISHHELPVLPLWQMVDSYAYRRELVGMGSDIVSLYQNASNWRLGQ; encoded by the coding sequence ATGACGAATCGAAAACGCTGTATCCGCCGGACTGGCTGCGCTGCACTGCGCCGCGTCGGGGTATGTGTGTCCATGATGCTGTGCTTGGTGGTGACGTCCCAAGTTACCCACGCCCAGCGTCTGGACTACGCCGAACAGGGGACGCCGCCGGATCCAGGTTTGGAACTGTTGCAGGAAGAACCACACGACATCATTTTCTTCACCGAAGAAGCAGGGGGTGGATGGGCACGCACGCTGCCGTTGGATTTTCCCGGGCGACGTCCACCATCGAATCCCGATGGCGATCTGAGATTCCAAGTCCTCGGTGTCGAGGGCAAGGAGATGATGGCCAAATGGAAGGCGATTGCCAAAATCGATCTTTGGGAAGTGAAGCTGGAAAAAGAGGCTCGCGAACGAATCGCGGCCGGCGATTTTGTCGGTGCGTATCCGTTTCTGTCCGTCTTGATTCGCGACTTTCCTAACCAGAAAGGTTTGCGAGAACTTCGCAGCGGCTTTCTATGGCAGGATGCGATCTCCCGTGCCAAGCGGGGCGAAATCGCAGCGACATTGGCGATGTTGGAAGAGTTGCGTCGGTATGCACCGGAGTACCAGCCTCGTAGTGTCGTGCGAGCACTCAGTGGGACTGCCGACCGTTTGATGCAGCAGCTAGTCGACGCCGGTAAGCTGGATCTGGCCCAGCAAATGCTGGCTCGTTTGGAAAAGGAATACCAGAACGATCGGCTGGATGCCGTTACCAAGTGGAACAAGAACTTCTTTGACATGGCGTCGCGCAAACGCGATGAAGCGATCGCCGCGCGGGATGCCGACGACTTTCGTCTGGCTCGCAAATTGGTTCGCGAAGCGATTTACTTGGAACCTGATTTGCCGGGTGCGAAGGCACTGATGCGTCAAATCCACGAAATCTATCCGATGGTCAACGTGGGGGTTCTGCAGTCGGCGACCGTGCTGGAACCGACGCGAATCGACAATTGGGCGGCCCGACGGGCGGGGCGCTTGATGTACCGAACCCTATTTGAAATCCAAGGGGCTGGTCCCGAGGGTGGCGAATACGATTTCATCTTTGGCGATACCGAGATGAGTCCGGATCGAATGCATTTTGATCTGTTGATCGAACCCGAAAAAGTCAAGCCGCCGTTGGACAAGATCCGAGGATTTTACTTGGCCGACGTGATGGCGAAGCGAGCGATCCCCGGCAGTCCCGACTACTTTGCGCCTTGGGCTGCGGCAGTCCATTCGATCGAATTGGTCGGCCCCAGCCAAGTCGGATTCAACTTGCGACGGCCGCACGTGTTGCCGATCTCGTTGTTGCAGATTTCGGTCGATGGCAGCTGGTTCGGTGGCCAACCGGGGTCGCCGACCGGTGACTATCGACCCGACAAACCCACCGATCCCGATGGCAAGGCAGGCGATTCGGAAGTGGTGCGCTATGTCTTGCGATCCGAACCGAAGACGCCGACTCAGCCTCGCGAGATCGTCGAAACTCGATTGCTTTCAGGTTCGGAAGGTGTCGGCCGATTGTTGCAGGGCGAGGTCGATGTGCTGGATCAGTTGTTCCCCGCCGACGCGATCCGACTGTCCAAAAGCAAGTCGGTCAAAGTGGTGAAATATCCGCTGCCAACGGTTCACATGCTGGTCCCCTGTTCGGACCATCCATATCTGGCCGAACGCACCTTTCGCCGCGCCTTGTTGTACGGCATCAACCGCCAAGACATTCTAAGCGGTGAATTGTTGGAAGGGCTTCAGTCCGAAGGTTGCCGCGTTCTGTCCGGCCCCTTCCCGGCCGGGATCGAACTGAACGACCCGTTGGGATACGCCTACGATCAAAACATTGATCCGCGACCTTACGAGCCGCCGTTGGCAAAATTGTTGCTGGCGATGAATTTCAATCAGATGAAATCCTTTGCCGCCCGCAGCAAGAAAGAGGTGGCGGAGATGACGCCGATCCGATTGGCGTTCCCAGCGGATAACTTGTCGCGAGTGGCCTGTGAAGCGATTCGCAGCCAATGGGAACTGTTGGATCTAGAAGTCGAATTGGTGGAATTGCCCATCGGGCGTACGTTCCCCGATCGTGAAGAAAACATCGCCGATATCGTTTACGTTTCGGCGGCCGTTTGGGAACCCGTCATTGATGCGCGGCGCGTCTTGGGCCCCGAAGGCATGGCGCAGAGTTCTGACCAATTGGTGGGGCTTGGGCTGCGGCGATTGGAAGAGGCCAAGAATTGGCGCGAGGTTCGTGATCGTTTGTTGGACCTGCACGCGATTTCGCATCACGAATTGCCCGTCTTGCCGTTGTGGCAAATGGTCGACTCGTATGCCTATCGACGCGAACTGGTCGGAATGGGATCGGACATCGTTTCTCTTTATCAGAATGCAAGTAATTGGCGGTTGGGACAATGA
- a CDS encoding ExbD/TolR family protein → MSTDLDDIIEEEEDDFVLPRKNRDDDEMDITPMIDITFLLLIFFVVCSTMDPTKIGTIPEAENGLAIAAKNSAVIFINPGSGDTVILNKMDGSEFSRDEDAQASEIIEYITSELERSLGASKQQVMLFGDANVKVGQVTRIQKIIGDAFEDIDSTYIAVKEN, encoded by the coding sequence ATGAGCACAGATCTAGACGACATCATCGAAGAGGAAGAAGACGATTTTGTCTTGCCTCGGAAGAACCGCGATGACGACGAAATGGACATCACGCCGATGATCGACATCACGTTTCTGCTGCTGATCTTCTTTGTCGTTTGTTCGACGATGGATCCGACCAAAATTGGGACCATCCCCGAAGCCGAAAATGGACTGGCCATCGCAGCCAAGAATTCGGCTGTGATCTTTATCAATCCCGGTTCTGGCGACACCGTGATTTTGAACAAGATGGACGGCAGCGAATTCAGTCGTGACGAAGATGCCCAGGCGTCCGAGATTATCGAATACATCACGAGCGAATTGGAACGATCGCTCGGCGCCAGCAAACAACAGGTAATGCTGTTCGGGGATGCCAACGTCAAAGTCGGGCAGGTGACGCGGATCCAAAAGATCATTGGTGACGCGTTCGAAGATATCGATTCAACCTACATCGCGGTCAAGGAAAATTAG
- the pdxH gene encoding pyridoxamine 5'-phosphate oxidase — protein sequence MTIHHMRQNYTKAGLHRQDVDPDPMVQFTRWFEQAKQEDLPDWLEVNAMTLSTADLSGNVTSRIVLLKSVENGKFVFFTNYDSTKGRQIAANPNVSLCFFWPHLERQVRVTGTVAQSPRDVSEAYFQSRPRSSQLGANVSPQSAEVESDDWLQHRMADLQAQYENGEVPCPAHWGGYEVTACQIEFWQGRPSRLHDRICYRRSESPSSPDQQADGQWTITRLAP from the coding sequence ATGACAATCCACCATATGCGCCAGAATTACACCAAAGCGGGGCTCCATCGACAGGACGTGGATCCGGACCCGATGGTTCAGTTCACGCGATGGTTCGAGCAAGCCAAACAGGAGGATTTGCCGGATTGGTTGGAAGTCAACGCGATGACGCTTTCGACAGCCGATTTATCCGGCAACGTCACGTCGCGAATCGTGCTGTTGAAGTCGGTCGAAAATGGCAAGTTTGTGTTCTTTACGAATTATGATTCGACCAAGGGCCGCCAAATCGCAGCCAATCCGAATGTGTCTCTTTGCTTTTTCTGGCCACACCTGGAACGCCAGGTGCGAGTCACTGGAACGGTCGCACAGTCCCCACGCGATGTTTCCGAGGCGTACTTTCAGTCGCGTCCGCGATCGAGTCAGTTGGGCGCCAACGTCAGCCCGCAGTCGGCCGAAGTGGAAAGCGATGATTGGCTGCAACACCGCATGGCAGATCTGCAGGCTCAGTACGAAAACGGCGAAGTGCCCTGTCCGGCCCATTGGGGCGGTTATGAAGTGACCGCTTGCCAGATCGAATTTTGGCAGGGCCGACCAAGCCGATTGCATGACCGCATTTGTTATCGGCGGTCCGAGTCACCGTCGTCACCGGATCAGCAGGCAGATGGGCAGTGGACGATCACTCGTCTGGCTCCCTAA
- a CDS encoding outer membrane protein assembly factor BamB family protein, whose translation MLAKELIDRLERLALLDQEIIEALREQLEQGGTRVTPEAVAKLLVDNGQLTHFQASKLIGELRSGQYESEADSGEADLTTIDEMGVVDDAFGEVVEVADVEVYEAEPMAVDVVPVEVDGDEVDESVPRPKRDRPSSRRPKPVENKSVWDSFKVYGYLGIIALLVLAGAGIMFVLSRENADEFIGNANKLYDQQNYQGAQDAYLSFLDSFGDEHQYSSVARTRVTMTELYKAAQFKQEPWQAVDLAKEKLPLIAEEEGMNEERGNLASLLVDIAANMAFSAGKAKETSEKESLLAKLDEHRTLMENPLFMPTSMRATLAGQIKGVEEARERVKRDISRNRRLDASEQSMKESLAEKKTKDAYDTRTELLRDFPELADDQRLVSQIQSASKIQKTLVAATANLPKTVNDPPESDSIKSIVLTTLAGRAAPDLQGETLFLRAGGSILAFNGENGQLRWRKFVGYAKDLPPVRIENGAGVLLSDSATLEVVRCDAENGRVSWRSQIDEPFREPISVKDDLYISTDSGRLLALDADSGDAKWGTQIPQELETGPGVDDRTSRAYLPGDHSNLYLINTRDGACVQSHYIGHRKGTIAVPPVPLLGHVFVIENAGLDYSVVHILRVDESGENIRVAQPPFRLTGNVRVTPIIQGRRLIVLTDRGEVTVYDIEPTAEKDQVTVAATLPSFYDQPTATQMAVGRTAMWITGTRVGRYELQINTGRVVRDWSLHELDTFIGQPFVSDDTLVHARRLRDTSAIRVTAANPKTGEEIWRTDVGVPVSMIKAQTDGKGFHVVTSQAALFALDRESLASGSTQGPIENPGKNAVGIRFEDPTAIDDVRDVLVNQVGGQTILVYNPTREKEKLRQVTMQLPAGKPSGGALIAGGGLFLPLSTGRAVLMNYQTGAMMATPFQPASDPVAVVDWTRPAALPDDADQVVVADSRKKIYRIRVAEQLRELSSKDVEYKFLGPAAGVNGTYVASTAGPAADFLVGFDMTSLNESFKTLLDGRIAWGPVAAGDWCLVETEDGNLRGFTADGVEAFRVPMPQGLPVGQPLMVDDTIVLCGKDGWIVAVDPAAGKLKGSSNLGQPISAKPMAIGNRLLVPGAEGVVYITEVPSE comes from the coding sequence ATGCTTGCTAAAGAATTGATCGATCGACTCGAGCGACTGGCGTTGCTTGACCAAGAGATCATCGAGGCCCTTCGCGAACAGCTGGAACAGGGCGGCACACGGGTTACCCCCGAAGCCGTCGCGAAGCTGTTGGTCGACAATGGTCAGTTGACACATTTCCAAGCCTCTAAGTTGATCGGCGAACTTCGCAGCGGCCAATACGAGTCGGAAGCCGATTCCGGCGAAGCCGATCTGACCACGATCGATGAAATGGGCGTCGTTGACGATGCGTTCGGCGAAGTCGTCGAAGTGGCCGATGTCGAGGTCTACGAAGCCGAGCCGATGGCAGTGGACGTTGTGCCCGTCGAAGTCGACGGTGACGAAGTCGATGAATCGGTGCCGCGTCCAAAACGCGATCGCCCCAGTTCGCGTCGCCCCAAGCCGGTTGAAAATAAATCGGTCTGGGATTCGTTCAAGGTCTACGGTTATCTGGGCATCATCGCGCTGTTGGTGCTGGCCGGTGCCGGCATCATGTTCGTGCTTAGCCGCGAAAACGCCGACGAATTCATTGGCAATGCCAACAAGCTTTATGACCAACAGAATTACCAAGGTGCCCAGGACGCTTACTTGAGTTTCTTGGACTCGTTCGGCGATGAACACCAGTATTCGTCGGTCGCACGGACTCGCGTCACCATGACCGAGCTCTACAAAGCGGCTCAGTTCAAACAAGAACCTTGGCAAGCGGTCGATCTGGCCAAAGAAAAACTGCCGCTGATTGCCGAAGAAGAGGGGATGAACGAAGAACGCGGCAACTTGGCGTCGTTGTTGGTCGACATCGCCGCCAACATGGCATTCTCGGCTGGCAAAGCCAAAGAAACATCCGAAAAGGAAAGCTTGCTGGCCAAGTTGGACGAACACCGGACGTTGATGGAAAATCCGTTGTTCATGCCGACATCCATGCGGGCCACGTTGGCAGGTCAGATCAAGGGCGTCGAAGAAGCTCGGGAACGCGTCAAGCGTGACATCAGCCGGAACCGACGACTCGATGCATCGGAGCAGTCAATGAAGGAATCGTTGGCGGAAAAGAAAACCAAAGACGCCTACGACACTCGCACCGAACTGCTGCGTGATTTTCCTGAACTGGCAGACGACCAGCGGTTGGTATCGCAGATCCAATCGGCTAGCAAAATCCAAAAAACACTGGTCGCCGCAACCGCGAATCTTCCCAAAACGGTGAACGATCCCCCGGAAAGCGATTCGATCAAGTCGATCGTGTTGACGACTTTGGCCGGTCGGGCTGCACCCGATCTGCAAGGCGAAACGCTGTTTCTGCGTGCGGGTGGTTCGATCTTGGCTTTCAATGGCGAGAACGGTCAACTGCGCTGGCGCAAATTTGTGGGCTACGCCAAAGACCTTCCTCCGGTACGAATCGAAAATGGGGCAGGGGTCTTGTTGAGCGATTCGGCTACCTTGGAAGTCGTGCGATGCGATGCCGAAAATGGTCGCGTGTCGTGGCGTTCGCAAATCGACGAACCTTTCCGTGAACCGATCTCGGTGAAAGATGACCTGTACATTTCGACCGATTCGGGACGGCTGTTGGCATTGGACGCGGACTCGGGCGACGCCAAATGGGGCACGCAGATCCCACAAGAACTGGAAACCGGCCCCGGTGTCGACGATCGCACCAGCCGTGCCTATTTGCCCGGTGACCACAGCAACCTGTACCTGATCAATACTCGCGATGGTGCCTGTGTTCAAAGTCACTACATCGGGCACCGTAAAGGCACCATTGCAGTGCCGCCTGTGCCGTTGCTCGGTCACGTGTTCGTGATCGAAAACGCAGGCCTTGATTATTCGGTGGTGCACATTTTGCGTGTCGACGAGTCCGGTGAAAACATCCGCGTCGCACAGCCTCCCTTCCGTTTGACCGGCAACGTCCGCGTGACACCGATCATCCAGGGGCGACGGCTGATCGTGTTGACCGATCGCGGTGAAGTGACGGTGTACGACATCGAACCAACCGCCGAAAAAGATCAGGTCACCGTGGCAGCCACATTGCCATCGTTCTATGACCAACCAACGGCGACTCAGATGGCGGTCGGACGCACCGCGATGTGGATCACCGGTACTCGCGTTGGCCGCTATGAACTGCAGATCAACACCGGGCGAGTCGTCCGTGATTGGAGTTTGCATGAATTGGATACGTTCATTGGACAGCCATTTGTCAGTGATGACACCTTGGTGCATGCTCGGCGACTTCGCGATACCTCGGCCATCCGTGTGACCGCAGCCAACCCCAAGACGGGCGAAGAAATCTGGCGAACCGACGTGGGCGTTCCCGTTTCGATGATCAAGGCGCAGACCGACGGAAAGGGGTTCCATGTGGTGACCAGCCAAGCGGCGCTGTTTGCACTCGATCGCGAATCACTGGCATCGGGTTCGACGCAAGGACCGATCGAAAACCCAGGCAAGAATGCGGTTGGTATTCGGTTCGAAGATCCGACCGCCATCGACGACGTGCGTGACGTGTTGGTCAACCAGGTGGGCGGTCAAACGATCCTGGTTTACAACCCGACTCGCGAAAAAGAAAAATTGCGTCAAGTGACCATGCAGTTGCCTGCGGGCAAACCCAGCGGTGGCGCGTTGATCGCAGGCGGCGGATTGTTCCTGCCGCTAAGCACCGGACGGGCCGTGCTGATGAATTATCAGACCGGTGCCATGATGGCGACTCCCTTTCAGCCAGCCAGCGATCCGGTTGCGGTCGTCGACTGGACGCGTCCGGCGGCTTTGCCTGACGATGCGGATCAGGTTGTCGTCGCCGATAGTCGCAAAAAGATCTATCGGATTCGCGTGGCAGAACAACTGCGTGAATTGTCGTCCAAGGACGTCGAGTACAAGTTCTTGGGACCGGCGGCTGGTGTCAATGGAACCTACGTCGCATCGACGGCCGGGCCCGCAGCAGACTTCTTGGTCGGTTTCGACATGACTTCATTGAACGAATCGTTCAAGACTTTGTTGGATGGCCGAATCGCATGGGGGCCTGTGGCTGCTGGGGATTGGTGTCTGGTGGAGACCGAGGATGGCAACCTACGAGGCTTCACTGCCGACGGTGTCGAAGCGTTCCGAGTCCCCATGCCGCAGGGATTGCCGGTCGGACAACCATTGATGGTTGACGATACGATTGTGTTGTGCGGGAAAGATGGCTGGATCGTCGCAGTGGACCCCGCCGCGGGCAAACTGAAGGGATCTTCCAACCTGGGACAACCCATTTCGGCCAAGCCGATGGCGATCGGGAACCGGTTGCTGGTTCCTGGTGCCGAAGGCGTCGTTTATATCACTGAAGTCCCCTCGGAATAG
- a CDS encoding ExbD/TolR family protein, translated as MSIEVVCLQCSTIHHANDRMAGRRVRCPSCDAVVEVPQAAVASDDTMDDPMDAEPLEVIPVDVIPVDVVPVDVVPVDGDGVVPATAAVNAIAAASGSSSDSPPTDSIGATALTDPDDDEDDEVLVRNKRPEEEMDMTPMVDVTFLLLIFFMVTAAFSLQKSIEMPRQQTDAPSTNSDPEETEDLDMVELQVDEYGSFLVMAPDWERETPGKQNLISTLKEASGNNNDGMRLVIKVHEMAKLHALVDAMDAGTIAGYAQLEVTQVEEFD; from the coding sequence ATGTCAATCGAAGTCGTCTGTCTGCAGTGCAGCACCATCCATCATGCCAATGATCGGATGGCCGGTCGGCGTGTGCGTTGCCCCAGTTGCGATGCTGTGGTGGAAGTGCCTCAGGCCGCGGTGGCGTCGGACGACACGATGGACGATCCAATGGACGCAGAGCCGCTGGAAGTGATTCCGGTGGACGTCATCCCCGTGGATGTCGTTCCAGTGGATGTCGTTCCCGTGGACGGCGATGGCGTGGTCCCTGCAACAGCGGCCGTCAATGCGATCGCCGCGGCGTCGGGATCATCCTCCGATTCGCCACCGACGGATTCCATCGGGGCCACCGCGCTGACCGACCCGGACGATGACGAAGATGATGAAGTCTTGGTTCGCAACAAGCGGCCCGAGGAAGAGATGGACATGACGCCGATGGTCGACGTGACCTTCTTGTTGTTGATCTTCTTTATGGTGACCGCGGCGTTCAGTCTGCAAAAATCCATCGAAATGCCTCGTCAGCAAACCGACGCGCCCAGTACCAATTCGGATCCCGAAGAGACCGAAGATTTGGACATGGTCGAACTGCAGGTCGATGAATACGGGTCGTTCCTGGTGATGGCACCGGATTGGGAACGAGAAACGCCCGGCAAACAAAACTTGATTTCCACTCTGAAAGAAGCCAGTGGAAACAATAACGACGGGATGCGTTTGGTGATCAAAGTCCACGAAATGGCCAAGCTGCATGCTTTGGTCGACGCGATGGATGCCGGGACCATCGCCGGTTACGCCCAGTTAGAAGTCACTCAGGTCGAAGAGTTTGACTGA